One window of the Diospyros lotus cultivar Yz01 chromosome 12, ASM1463336v1, whole genome shotgun sequence genome contains the following:
- the LOC127787600 gene encoding LOB domain-containing protein 29-like: MPRCNIPRPWPRCGACIVLHAQCPPRCFFAPYFSHEEGSIDFSVIHRVFGVSNASLLLYRLPARDQSEEAVSLTIEALARLQDPVYGCVSHTFALQQQANLSISLWGDALLTAAYILNRVPSKSVPSTPYEFWTGRSPNLDHLQPWGSDGYVHSTSHRYGKLRPRASKKVLIRYPTGSKRIRHVW, translated from the exons ATGCCAAGGTGTAACATACCAAGACCCTGGCCTCGGTGTGGTGCCTGTATAGTCTTGCATGCCCAATGCCCTCCACGGTGTTTCTTTGCTCCGTACTTCAGCCATGAGGAAGGATCTATTGACTTTTCTGTCATCCATAGAGTTTTTGGTGTCAGTAATGCCTCTCTTCTTCTGTACCGACTTCCGGCAAGAGATCAGTCAGAGGAAGCTGTCTCACTTACTATTGAAGCTTTAGCTCGGCTTCAAGATCCCGTCTATGGCTGTGTATCTCACACTTTTGCCCTTCAGCAGCAG GCAAATCTCTCGATTAGTTTATGGGGAGATGCATTATTGACTGCAGCCTATATTCTTAACCGTGTTCCAAGCAAGTCCGTGCCTTCTACCCCTTATGAGTTTTGGACTGGTAGAAGTCCAAACTTGGATCACTTGCAGCCTTGGGGATCAGATGGATATGTTCATAGCACGTCCCACAGGTATGGAAAACTTAGACCAAGAGCCAGTAAGAAGGTGTTGATTCGGTATCCTACGGGTTCAAAAAGGATACGTCATGTATGGTGA